From a region of the Pirellulales bacterium genome:
- a CDS encoding phage portal protein has translation MSWFKFGFGGSGYDAVKEKNRREAPTGILRSEDAELPNLFRKKLLSASRDIHRNFSIAAWLIRKHLDFVSTFNFQARSGNDKLDAQLQKLVTWWSKPFNFDVTSRFGLQKFIRLSVMRRTVDGDVFLLKLKDGRVQAIEGDRIRTPDAGIPPETGYTIADFIHGIRTDPFGKPVQYSLCKRGKVSDAGGFPTQFIFERLLDAKNVYQFGYFDRFDQVRGVSPFAAAINTLRDTYEAFDYALAKMKVSQLFALSVFREKSAEMGSHETILDGASDSEDRYNVDFGRGPIFMDLDPGDRAEFLETKTPSTEFKEFSETMIGVALKALDIPYSFYAENFTNYSGCRQALLQYELAAKIKRVDLQALLDSLTAWRISLWIQDGLLKADIRDLSWEWVPTGVSWIDPMKEVQANILAVAAGLDTRTDILKEQGKDFYAIAATLASEQILLKSLGLSVNTPTQVTETENAVAA, from the coding sequence ATCTGTTTCGCAAGAAATTGCTGTCGGCTAGTCGCGACATCCATCGCAACTTTTCGATTGCCGCCTGGCTCATTCGCAAACACTTAGATTTCGTCAGCACTTTCAATTTCCAAGCCCGCAGCGGGAACGACAAACTTGATGCCCAACTGCAAAAGCTCGTTACTTGGTGGTCAAAACCATTTAATTTCGACGTAACCAGCCGCTTCGGACTCCAAAAGTTTATCCGACTGTCAGTAATGCGCCGCACCGTAGATGGTGACGTTTTTCTGCTGAAGCTGAAAGACGGTCGAGTCCAAGCAATTGAGGGTGATCGAATCCGGACGCCGGACGCCGGTATTCCACCGGAGACCGGTTATACGATCGCAGATTTTATTCACGGTATTCGTACCGATCCATTCGGCAAGCCCGTCCAATACTCGCTCTGTAAACGTGGCAAAGTAAGCGACGCCGGTGGTTTTCCGACACAGTTTATTTTTGAGCGACTACTCGATGCAAAAAACGTTTACCAATTCGGATATTTCGATCGGTTTGACCAAGTAAGAGGGGTGAGTCCGTTTGCTGCAGCAATTAACACGCTGCGGGATACTTACGAAGCATTCGATTACGCACTGGCCAAGATGAAGGTCAGTCAGTTGTTTGCCCTCTCCGTCTTCCGAGAGAAGTCGGCGGAGATGGGTTCGCATGAAACCATTTTAGATGGGGCTAGTGACAGTGAAGATCGATATAACGTCGACTTCGGCCGTGGCCCGATCTTCATGGATCTTGACCCCGGCGACCGGGCCGAATTCCTAGAGACAAAAACACCGTCCACCGAATTCAAAGAGTTCAGCGAAACGATGATCGGGGTGGCGCTGAAAGCGCTTGACATCCCTTATTCTTTCTACGCCGAAAACTTTACTAACTATAGCGGTTGCCGCCAGGCACTATTGCAATACGAGCTGGCGGCAAAAATCAAACGCGTCGACTTACAAGCATTGCTCGATAGCTTAACGGCGTGGCGCATTTCGCTCTGGATTCAAGACGGTTTATTGAAAGCGGACATTCGCGACTTGTCTTGGGAGTGGGTTCCGACCGGCGTTAGTTGGATCGATCCCATGAAAGAAGTGCAGGCGAATATTTTGGCCGTCGCTGCGGGACTCGATACGCGAACAGATATTTTGAAAGAGCAAGGGAAGGATTTCTACGCGATTGCCGCAACGCTCGCGTCGGAACAAATATTGTTGAAGAGTTTGGGTTTGTCGGTGAATACCCCGACGCAGGTTACGGAAACAGAAAATGCAGTTGCAGCGTAA